From the genome of Lineus longissimus chromosome 8, tnLinLong1.2, whole genome shotgun sequence, one region includes:
- the LOC135492383 gene encoding FGFR1 oncogene partner 2 homolog, which produces MVIMTCSIENILNDAKMLVNRLRDHDSEADSLICQTQTLNKRVEAMKQYQEDLNELNEMARHKPRANLVLGIAQENRQIRELQQENKELRMSLEEHQSALELIMSKYREQIFKLLMANKLDMSILNKDQSEVGQKEVLPKIDKICEMAAVMQQAVAIDDKAVTEEQEKITRLMLENKGLRELLEITNSMKGGHVVMNSAGCQTDFSSIDGDKTPEENLDGAMGTSDDLTPTPHPDNIDLLQKAAEEKLRDKNGNEAQEDEETDSEDDVYNYKADTIKLNKNYEEKKAASSS; this is translated from the exons ATGGTCATCATGACGTGTTCCATAGAAAACATCCTGAATGATGCAAAAATGTTGGTGAATCGCCTCAGGGATCATGATAGTGAAGCTGATTCTCTGATATGTCAGACCCAGACATTGAACAAAAGGGTGGAGGCTATGAAACAG TACCAAGAAGACCTTAACGAGCTAAATGAGATGGCACGTCACAAACCTCGTGCAAATCTTGTGTTGGGAATCGCACAGGAAAACAGACAAATCCGCGAActacagcaggagaataaggagTTGCGCATGTCACTGGAGGAGCATCAATCGGCCCTTGAGCTGATCATGAGTAAATACAGGGAACAGATTTTCAAACTGCTGATGGCAAATAAATTAGATATGTCTATTCTCAACAAGGACCAGTCAGAAGTAGGACAAAAG GAGGTTCTGCCAAAGATTGACAAAATCTGTGAAATGGCTGCGGTAATGCAGCAGGCCGTCGCAATTGATGACAAGGCAGTAACAGAGGAGCAAGAGAAAATAACACGTCTAATGTTGGAGAACAAAGGGCTACGGGAACTTCTCGAAATTACCAACAGCATGAAAGGAGGACACGTCGTAATGAACAGTGCTGGATGTCAGACTGACTTCTCATCTATTGATGGTGACAAGACACCGGAAGAGAACTTAGACGGTGCTATGGGGACCAGTGATGACTTGACACCAACTCCGCATCCCGATAACATCGATCTGTTGCAGAAAGCAGCAGAGGAGAAACTGAGGGATAAGAATGGCAACGAAGCCCAGGAAGATGAGGAGACGGATTCTGAAGACGATGTGTATAATTATAAAGCTGACACGATCAAATTGAATAAGAACTACGAGGAGAAGAAGgcagcatcatcgtcatga
- the LOC135492382 gene encoding transmembrane 7 superfamily member 3-like isoform X1 yields the protein MMSFSVTFLFLLLSVISRLTTRNVGASDLTSRSTVNESVTSVPGPYPTDGAVPVHDKSLIILKLGPLTTVKLDPNVYAIKVKDIPSSINVVVAEFHVQKYNLTLSLYSNPTYTTSVTGRSGGVLQKLAYEARDATWYLQSDLNDTVIAYLKVSGYYNDDPVPGACNQEFPLPNDPNIHLSYGQSTVRLSFQYANIGTMRGSTEPDCEDSSVWKSLQYEVFQLYLNEGDLSESHFQMSVARMTDLETIRNHAYKVASFTRGKGLSHMDLAAYEGQGVMYTVIVSHTKDKKVRQAMYIVNTDYGCNFDGHVKNCYNLESSFLPITKVISIICAGLGLYMCFLGHRFFKLQMCIFGCLAFMLTFYIVLSVTTNLDYPIIIILSSVIGLVGGALWLGFWWNVGIPVLSELLVGLVLGFLFSSILFYTPFGLIEIWRSSFNYGMGFVCGILLVPVVLLYFTKTLSIISCAVFGSYSLVFCIGLYLRCSIPYIIINAMRKAVIPGFVTAVVTAPFQLFDVILVLVWVVLAIIGSVFQFIRERERPPFPPCPRTAKSRNRELQLLAEESADMRRPLLPESRRSRRPNESRRSPARKNYGTYKQIDAQEANEIA from the exons ATGATGAGCTTTTCTGTGAcatttttgtttcttttattgTCTGTGATATCAAGATTGACAACAAGAAATGTGGGTGCCAGTGATTTGACAAGTCGGTCAACTGTAAATGAAAGTGTGACATCAGTTCCTGGTCCTTATCCTACAGATGGTGCTGTACCTGTTCATGACAAAA GTTTGATAATTCTCAAATTGGGACCACTTACGACAGTCAAACTGGACCCTAACGTGTACGCGATCAAGGTCAAGGACATTCCATCCTCCATTAATGTTGTTGTGGCTGAATTCCACGTCCAGAAATACAACTTGACTCTCTCCCTGTACTCCAATCCGACCTACACTACTTCTGTGACTGGACGCAGTGGTGGGGTGCTGCAGAAGCTGGCTTATGAGGCGAGGGATGCTACATGGTATCTTCAGTCTGATCTGAATGATACTGTGATTGCCTATCTCAAAGTCTCGGGATATTACAATGACG ATCCAGTCCCTGGCGCCTGCAACCAGGAATTCCCTCTACCCAATGATCCCAACATCCACTTGAGCTATGGCCAAAGCACTGTGAGACTTtcattccaatatgccaacattgGCACGATGAGAGGCTCAACTGAGCCCGACTGCGAGGACAGTTCAGTGTGGAAAAGTTTACAATATGAAGTGTTCCAGCTTTATCTTAATGAGGGCGATCTCTCCGAGAGTCACTTCCAAATGTCAGTGGCCAGGATGACAGATTTGGAAACGATACGCAATCATGCTTATAAG GTTGCTTCCTTCACAAGAGGTAAAGGCCTGAGTCACATGGACCTGGCGGCTTATGAAGGGCAAGGCGTCATGTATACCGTGATAGTCAGTCACACAAAAGACAAGAAAGTGCGCCAGGCTATGTATATTGTCAACACTGATTATGGATGTAACTTTGATGGCCACGTCAAAAATTGTTATAATTTAG AGAGTTCATTCCTACCGATTACAAAAGTGATATCAATCATCTGTGCTGGTCTTGGACTCTACATGTGTTTCTTGGGACACAGATTCTTTAAACTAC AAATGTGCATCTTTGGATGTCTCGCCTTCATGTTGACCTTCTACATCGTACTATCTGTCACCACAAACCTGGACTACCCAATCATCATAATACTATCGTCGGTGATTGGTTTGGTCGGTGGTGCCCTCTGGTTAGGTTTCTGGTGGAACGTTGGCATCCCGGTCCTGTCGGAGCTGCTGGTTGGGTTGGTGCTAGGGTTCCTGTTCTCGTCTATTCTTTTCTACACCCCATTTG GTCTTATTGAAATTTGGAGGAGTTCATTCAACTATGGCATGGGATTTGTTTGTGGTATTCTCTTGGTGCCAGTTGTCTTACTTTATTTTACAAAAACA CTGAGCATCATTTCATGTGCAGTGTTTGGGTCCTACAGCTTGGTGTTCTGTATCGGTCTTTACCTGAGATGTAGTATTCCTTACATTATCATCAACGCCATGCGGAAAGCTGTGATTCCAGGATTTGTAACGGCAGTTGTAACTGCACCTTTCCAGTTATTCG atgtGATTCTTGTTCTGGTCTGGGTTGTATTGGCCATAATAGGATCAGTGTTCCAGTTTATTAGGGAGAGGGAACGCCCACCCTTTCCACCATGTCCACGAACGGCTAAAAGTAGGAACAGAGAGCTACAGTTATTGGCAGAGGAGAGTGCCGATATGCGGCGCCCGCTGCTCCCAGAGTCACGGCGCTCGCGGAGACCCAACGAGTCGAGAAGGTCTCCTGCAAGGAAGAACTATGGGACTTACAAACAAATAGATGCTCAGGAAGCAAACGAGATTGCTTGA
- the LOC135492382 gene encoding transmembrane 7 superfamily member 3-like isoform X2 — protein MMSFSVTFLFLLLSVISRLTTRNVGASDLTSRSTVNESVTSVPGPYPTDGAVPVHDKSLIILKLGPLTTVKLDPNVYAIKVKDIPSSINVVVAEFHVQKYNLTLSLYSNPTYTTSVTGRSGGVLQKLAYEARDATWYLQSDLNDTVIAYLKVSGYYNDDPVPGACNQEFPLPNDPNIHLSYGQSTVRLSFQYANIGTMRGSTEPDCEDSSVWKSLQYEVFQLYLNEGDLSESHFQMSVARMTDLETIRNHAYKVASFTRGKGLSHMDLAAYEGQGVMYTVIVSHTKDKKVRQAMYIVNTDYGCNFDGHVKNCYNLESSFLPITKVISIICAGLGLYMCFLGHRFFKLRLIEIWRSSFNYGMGFVCGILLVPVVLLYFTKTLSIISCAVFGSYSLVFCIGLYLRCSIPYIIINAMRKAVIPGFVTAVVTAPFQLFDVILVLVWVVLAIIGSVFQFIRERERPPFPPCPRTAKSRNRELQLLAEESADMRRPLLPESRRSRRPNESRRSPARKNYGTYKQIDAQEANEIA, from the exons ATGATGAGCTTTTCTGTGAcatttttgtttcttttattgTCTGTGATATCAAGATTGACAACAAGAAATGTGGGTGCCAGTGATTTGACAAGTCGGTCAACTGTAAATGAAAGTGTGACATCAGTTCCTGGTCCTTATCCTACAGATGGTGCTGTACCTGTTCATGACAAAA GTTTGATAATTCTCAAATTGGGACCACTTACGACAGTCAAACTGGACCCTAACGTGTACGCGATCAAGGTCAAGGACATTCCATCCTCCATTAATGTTGTTGTGGCTGAATTCCACGTCCAGAAATACAACTTGACTCTCTCCCTGTACTCCAATCCGACCTACACTACTTCTGTGACTGGACGCAGTGGTGGGGTGCTGCAGAAGCTGGCTTATGAGGCGAGGGATGCTACATGGTATCTTCAGTCTGATCTGAATGATACTGTGATTGCCTATCTCAAAGTCTCGGGATATTACAATGACG ATCCAGTCCCTGGCGCCTGCAACCAGGAATTCCCTCTACCCAATGATCCCAACATCCACTTGAGCTATGGCCAAAGCACTGTGAGACTTtcattccaatatgccaacattgGCACGATGAGAGGCTCAACTGAGCCCGACTGCGAGGACAGTTCAGTGTGGAAAAGTTTACAATATGAAGTGTTCCAGCTTTATCTTAATGAGGGCGATCTCTCCGAGAGTCACTTCCAAATGTCAGTGGCCAGGATGACAGATTTGGAAACGATACGCAATCATGCTTATAAG GTTGCTTCCTTCACAAGAGGTAAAGGCCTGAGTCACATGGACCTGGCGGCTTATGAAGGGCAAGGCGTCATGTATACCGTGATAGTCAGTCACACAAAAGACAAGAAAGTGCGCCAGGCTATGTATATTGTCAACACTGATTATGGATGTAACTTTGATGGCCACGTCAAAAATTGTTATAATTTAG AGAGTTCATTCCTACCGATTACAAAAGTGATATCAATCATCTGTGCTGGTCTTGGACTCTACATGTGTTTCTTGGGACACAGATTCTTTAAACTAC GTCTTATTGAAATTTGGAGGAGTTCATTCAACTATGGCATGGGATTTGTTTGTGGTATTCTCTTGGTGCCAGTTGTCTTACTTTATTTTACAAAAACA CTGAGCATCATTTCATGTGCAGTGTTTGGGTCCTACAGCTTGGTGTTCTGTATCGGTCTTTACCTGAGATGTAGTATTCCTTACATTATCATCAACGCCATGCGGAAAGCTGTGATTCCAGGATTTGTAACGGCAGTTGTAACTGCACCTTTCCAGTTATTCG atgtGATTCTTGTTCTGGTCTGGGTTGTATTGGCCATAATAGGATCAGTGTTCCAGTTTATTAGGGAGAGGGAACGCCCACCCTTTCCACCATGTCCACGAACGGCTAAAAGTAGGAACAGAGAGCTACAGTTATTGGCAGAGGAGAGTGCCGATATGCGGCGCCCGCTGCTCCCAGAGTCACGGCGCTCGCGGAGACCCAACGAGTCGAGAAGGTCTCCTGCAAGGAAGAACTATGGGACTTACAAACAAATAGATGCTCAGGAAGCAAACGAGATTGCTTGA
- the LOC135492818 gene encoding trans-1,2-dihydrobenzene-1,2-diol dehydrogenase-like gives MATPTRWGLCAAGAISNDFTIALKCLPASEHQVACVAARNLSRAQEFAKKFDIPKVYGSYQELAADENLDIIYIGVIHPAHYEICKLMINAGKNILCEKPMTMCKRQTQELVDLAKEKNVFLMEALWSRFLPAYEFIRKELKAGTIGEPKYLTAEFCVDLSGYNLERLTNKDFGAGALVDLGPYTVGMAMWAFDDEYPEQIVASGHLNNEGFDVCSGAVFKFSKGRLACITQSCTVDSGSQAFIYGTKGKIEVKFPMWTPSTVIVNDKAHTFPPPESPFKTNFVNSTNLSFEARAVRECLLAGQKECGGATHEYSLKLISIIDELKRQLGVQYDCDKV, from the exons ATGGCTACACCTACCAGATGGGGCCTCTGTGCCGCTGGTGcaatttcaaatgatttcaCCATTGCCTTGAAATGTCTCCCTGCATCAGAACATCAG GTCGCCTGTGTAGCGGCACGAAATCTTAGCCGTGCTCAGGAGTTTGCCAAAAAGTTTGATATTCCTAAGGTGTATGGATCGTACCAAGAACTGGCAGCAGATGAAAATTTAG ATATTATCTACATTGGTGTTATCCATCCAGCTCATTATGAGATATGTAAGCTGATGATCAACGCGGGAAAGAACATCTTGTGTGAGAAGCCAATGACCATGTGCAAGAGGCAGACACAGGAGCTGGTGGATTTGGCCAAGGAGAAGAACGTCTTTCTCATGGAG GCCCTCTGGTCTAGATTTTTGCCAGCATACGAGTTTATCCGCAAGGAACTCAAAGCAGGCACCATTGGAGAGCCAAAGTATCTTACCGCTGAATTCTGTGTGGACCTATCAGGATACAATCTGGAGAGGTTAACAAACAAGGATTTTGGAGCCGGGGCATTGGTAGATCTTGGTCCATATACTGTTGGGATGGCCATGTGGGCTTTTGATGATGAGTACCCAGAACAGATTGTTGCGAGTGGCCATCTAAATAACGAGG GTTTTGATGTCTGCAGTGGAGCTGTATTCAAGTTTAGCAAGGGCAGGCTGGCTTGTATTACTCAAAGTTGCACTGTTGATTCTGGAAGTCAGGCTTTCATCTATGGAACCAAGGGCAAAATTGAG GTGAAGTTCCCAATGTGGACCCCCAGCACAGTCATTGTGAATGACAAGGCGCACACCTTTCCTCCTCCAGAGAGTCCTTTCAAAACAAACTTTGTGAACTCAACAAATTTGTCCTTTGAAGCACGGGCAGTCAGGGAATGTCTATTGGCAG GTCAGAAGGAGTGTGGTGGAGCAACCCATGAATACAGTCTGAAGCTGATATCAATCATAGATGAGTTGAAACGACAGCTTGGAGTGCAATATGACTGCGACAAAGTCTAA
- the LOC135492817 gene encoding uncharacterized protein LOC135492817 isoform X1: MHQFSTETAPLADELCQEILATRSVLGLPCPCGDHERRPSPGGGHHLVLTATMDSISSVDKALETADVAMDITDAIGSGIDTSMGTADECAQNNEQRNERMRDIPENLMESCICFKDILHSDFDEDAILPYMGLFNDKNGSSSNDHVEKICQLLELDKLPLEGSTKLGQTYLQCVQSVRYNQCVSFTRSCLLPKVMESCQNLPQNFTNLVQSFLRKHQSSTMDGLYQAMFQHEQFESPQADLVVKTMKDEPILVKHQLLCQITSLQTPWTKAHIVVLENLIKTKVKIEIDNQLVHNMCRLMEVSSHEMKNNLKFGKLVLEVISKYGKQLSSDGIDLLNSAMVPHTTFMKKSVDAALKKLIQ, translated from the exons ATGCATCAATTTTCAACCGAGACCGCTCCACTTGCTGATGAACTTTGTCAGGAGATCCTCGCCACACGATCTGTCCTTGGCCTGCCCTGCCCATGTGGAGATCATGAGAGGCGTCCATCCCCCGGTGGAGGTCATCATCTTGTCCTTACAGCGACTATGGATTCCATCTCTTCAGTTGACAAAGCTCTAGAAACCGCAGATGTTGCCATGGACATCACTGATGCCATTGGTTCAGGTATCGATACTTCTATGGGAACTGCAGATGAATGTGCCCAAAATAATGAGCAGCGAAATGAGAGAATGCGAGACATCCCAGAGAATCTAATG gaGTCTTGCATATGTTTCAAAGATATCTTACACTCAGACTTTGATGAAGATGCAATTTTGCCATATATGGGATTATTCAACGATAAGAATGGTTCGTCTTCAAATGACCACGTAGAAAAGATATGCCAACTCTTGGAATTAGACAAATTACCATTAGAGGGATCCACAAAACTTGGTCAAACGTATCTCCAGTGTGTTCAAAGTGTCCGCTATAATCAATGTGTCTCTTTCACCAGGAGCTGCTTACTTCCTAAG GTGATGGAATCTTGTCAAAATCTTCCCCAGAATTTCACTAACTTGGTTCAGTCATTCCTCCGTAAACACCAGTCTTCTACCATGGATGGGTTATACCAAGCCATGTTTCAGCATGAACAATTTG aatctcCTCAAGCTGACCTTGTTGTCAAGACAATGAAAGATGAGCCAATTTTAGTCAAGCATCAATTACTTTG CCAGATTACTTCTCTCCAGACACCATGGACGAAAGCCCATATTGTGGTCCTCGAAAATCTGATCAAGACAAAG GTGAAGATTGAGATTGACAACCAGTTAGTTCATAATATGTGTCGCCTGATGGAAGTTTCCTCCCACGAAATGAAAAACAACCTCAAGTTTGGCAAACTAGTCTTGGAAGTCATCAGCAAATATGGCAAACAG CTTTCTAGCGACGGCATTGATCTCCTCAATTCTGCAATGGTTCCACATACGACGTTCATGAAGAAGTCTGTCGATGCTGCTCTGAAGAAACTGATACAGTGA
- the LOC135492817 gene encoding uncharacterized protein LOC135492817 isoform X2 has protein sequence MPSNVEIKALVPDIQRLHCLAKKLSRSEGTLIEQEDTFFNVSNGRLKLRVLKSGVSMLIFYKRSDQFGPKVSDFHITEIQNPQDLKASLGLALGIKGDVKKRRMLYMVGQTRLHVDSVEGLGDFMELEVMMQPKQTTQEGETIAKDLMNQLEVSPENLIEGAYMDMLLKKANKCNGHS, from the exons ATGCCATCAAATGTAGAAATCAAGGCTCTTGTCCCCGATATTCAGCGGCTACATTGCCTTGCTAAGAAGTTGAGTCGATCTGAGGGAACACTAATAGAACAAGAGGACACATTCTTCAATGTATCTAACGGGCGGCTTAAGTTGCGCGTTCTTAAG agCGGAGTTAGCATGTTAATTTTCTACAAAAGATCTGATCAGTTCGGTCCAAAAGTGTCCGACTTCCACATCACTGAGATACAGAATCCACAAGATCTGAAG GCATCTCTTGGCTTGGCATTAGGAATCAAAGGAGATGTGAAGAAGCGTCGTATGCTGTATATGGTCGGCCAAACTCGGCTACACGTAGACAGTGTTGAGGGATTGGGAGACTTCATGGAACTGGAG GTTATGATGCAACCCAAGCAGACGACACAAGAAGGAGAAACAATTGCCAAGGATCTCATGAACCAGTTAGAGGTTTCACCAGAGAATCTCATTGAAGGAGCTTATATGGACATGCTGTTAAAGAAAGCGAACAAGTGCAATGGACATTCTTGA
- the LOC135492427 gene encoding uncharacterized protein LOC135492427, translated as MVLQGAPPGPRFAPSTGMNAKELGENDDLATMLVLDPYLGFSTHKMNTKFRPVKGQDQLATIIRRFVRDRKYEKAYHDLTFGDWAKAYFVTKSKSQIKAFKEHAFRYLQMLDKEAGFKIKACHRYSLEDNVGGKICATRKWHKNDKISKLVGCIAEMTAEEEDNFLRAGINDFSVMYSCRKNCAQLWLGPAAFINHDCRPNCKFVSTGRDTACVKVLRDIEPGEEINCYYGDDFFGDNNSLCECITCERRQTGAFSKKSPEKESDQNGYRLRETDDRLHRLRRKQEARDGPRSPRSRSPDEDVDSDEPSSPKKHSYSTRRHVPTANWDRRSDNLKRQAHLLTSAELKRRGITKYDAELLISQGISLPEPKVLFERKSHNRLGPSKVKLINNGSYQDSHDGPSFYGNGNFLANLTKSSPVSPCHELCPTQLVEEQEHTVSPRRSSRSLTVINRLSLIGTPNTVKKRSNANNKREAISTLSDDSLKNINVLDIVKKDLYVELTKVPDNMIDSCGQLSPGGRLQLCQNCHKENCCRHESGNAFFGDFLPDPEVSPRHSVQQMAQSHNLADEKTFCHRAKHTSCDSLYLNGDHQRFVHVPQESKTEQIGFDEVDFLRKSPHNSCGVSLYRKRMEIAAGRTSKYVRRSFSRDEVEFSSIPLVDGNSSDPYSFTDDLDVEDIKVKVGLTTRLCPERTSSLPHDGMDKSCQKKGHNSRTHRSPISGTRGTREVCNRSVSPRGVESSSLNRYGGASPSQFDCSSKCGESGSTSPTRAESYPHYYPPQNDDIEYDSKLVHNGDNLPKITIRLRRNPNSGTELSPVKTKSKSQEKSPKRQRKLLWTDSNKVSRRERRKTNDFPLHESPNSNLKRLRLKIGSDSMIDIDIPPMKKRK; from the exons ATGGTGTTACAAGGTGCTCCTCCAGGCCCAAGATTTGCCCCATCAACAGGAATGAATGCTAAAGAACTGGGTGAAAATGATGACCTTGCCACGATGCTGGTGTTGGATCCGTACCTTGGGTTTTCAACGCATAAGATGAACACAAAGTTTCGTCCAGTCAAAGGACAGGATCAACTTGCCACCATCATCAGACGTTTTGTCAGAGACAGAAAGTATGAGAAGGCCTATCATGATTTGACTTTTGGTGATTGGGCAAAGGCGTACTTCGTTACAAAGTCAAAGTCACAGATAAAAGCTTTCAAGGAGCATGCGTTCCGGTATCTCCAGATGCTGGACAAGGAAGCTGGGTTCAAGATCAAGGCGTGCCATCGCTACTCTTTGGAAGACAATGTTGGTGGGAAAATTTGTGCAACGAGAAAGTG GCACAAGAACGATAAAATCTCCAAACTAGTTGGATGTATCGCAGAAATGACCGCAGAGGAGGAAGATAATTTTCTGCGAGCAGGCATCAATGACTTCAGTGTCATGTATTCTTGTCGCAAGAACTGTGCACAGCTTTGGCTGGGTCCAGCTGCATTCATTAATCATGACTGTCGGCCAAACTGCAAG TTTGTCTCAACAGGACGTGATACTGCCTGTGTGAAGGTGTTGAGGGACATCGAGCCTGGGGAGGAGATCAACTGCTACTATGGTGATGACTTCTTCGGCGACAATAACTCATTGTGTGAATGTATCACATGTGAAAG GCGACAGACGGGTGCGTTTTCAAAGAAAAGTCCCGAGAAAGAATCTGATCAGAATGGTTATCGTTTACGAGAGACGGATGATCGCTTGCATCGTCTGAGGAGGAAACAGGAGGCACGGGATGGTCCGAGGAGTCCACGTAGTAGATCGCCGGATGAAGACGTGGATTCAGATGAGCCTTCGTCACCAAAGAAACATAGTTACAGCACCAGACGGCATGTCCCAACAG CCAATTGGGACCGACGGTCGGATAATTTGAAGCGCCAAGCCCATCTCCTAACATCAGCTGAGTTGAAACGTCGAGGTATTACCAAGTATGATGCTGAACTATTGATATCCCAGGGAATTTCCTTGCCTGAGCCAAAAGTTCTGTTTGAGAGGAAATCTCACAATCGTCTTGGCCCTTCAAAAGTAAAGCTTATCAATAATGGATCATATCAGGATAGCCACGATGGCCCTTCTTTTTACGGGAATGGCAATTTCTTGGCTAATTTAACTAAATCTAGTCCTGTTTCACCTTGCCATGAACTATGCCCAACACAGTTAGTGGAGGAGCAAGAACATACTGTGTCTCCGCGCCGGAGCAGCCGTAGCTTAACTGTGATCAACCGACTAAGTTTGATCGGGACTCCAAACACTGTGAAAAAACGATCAAATGCGAACAATAAACGTGAAGCAATAAGTACGTTGAGTGATGATAGTCTGAAGAATATCAATGTCCTGGATATCGTAAAGAAAGATCTGTATGTCGAATTGACAAAAGTGCCTGATAATATGATTGATTCCTGTGGGCAGCTTAGTCCTGGCGGGCGGTTGCAGCTGTGTCAGAATTGTCACAAAGAAAACTGTTGCCGCCATGAGTCTGGCAATGCCTTCTTTGGAGACTTCTTGCCAGATCCTGAGGTGTCCCCGAGACATTCAGTGCAGCAGATGGCGCAGTCACATAATCTTGCTGATGAGAAAACATTTTGTCATCGGGCGAAACACACATCCTGTGATAGTTTATATTTAAACGGTGATCACCAAAGGTTTGTTCATGTCCCTCAGGAATCTAAAACAGAACAGATAGGTTTTGATGAGGTTGACTTTCTTAGAAAAAGTCCACACAACAGTTGTGGAGTTAGTTTGTACAGGAAGCGTATGGAGATAGCGGCTGGACGGACGTCAAAATACGTTCGGCGGTCATTCTCCCGTGATGAGGTGGAGTTCAGCAGTATACCGTTGGTGGACGGGAATAGTTCAGATCCATATAGCTTTACAGATGACTTGGATGTAGAAGATATCAAAGTTAAAGTGGGGTTGACCACACGGCTCTGTCCGGAGAGGACTTCCAGTCTACCACATGATGGCATGGATAAGTCATGCCAGAAGAAAGGGCATAATTCGAGAACTCACCGCAGTCCCATCTCGGGGACGAGGGGGACAAGGGAGGTGTGCAACAGAAGTGTGTCGCCCCGCGGTGTCGAAAGTTCATCATTGAATCGGTATGGAGGTGCGTCTCCGAGCCAATTTGATTGTTCATCAAAATGTGGTGAAAGTGGGAGTACATCACCCACCAGGGCTGAAAGCTATCCCCATTATTATCCTCCTCAGAATGACGATATTGAGTATGATTCAAAACTGGTCCATAATGGGGATAACCTCCCTAAAATAACTATCAGGCTTCGTCGGAATCCCAACTCAGGCACAGAGTTATCACCTGTGAAAACGAAAAGCAAATCTCAGGAAAAATCGCCAAAAAGACAACGAAAATTGTTGTGGACAGACAGTAACAAAGTGTCTCGACGTGagagaagaaaaacaaatgatTTTCCATTGCATGAAAGTCCCAACAGCAATTTGAAGCGTTTGCGTTTGAAGATTGGCAGTGACTCCATGATTGATATCGATATTCCTCCTAtgaaaaagaggaaatag